The proteins below are encoded in one region of Macrococcus armenti:
- a CDS encoding LacI family DNA-binding transcriptional regulator encodes MMTITVKDVARKANVATSTVSRVINDHPSISQATKKKVQKVMDELGYVPNISARNLGKRTTSAVGIILPPLNSKERLANPFFLEIIEAINGEARTHNLTTALAIAKDIDTLFENVKAMHTEKQVGGFIITYSVIDDPIIDYLRQQNIPFVLIGQPYDALSNTVYVDNDNQLLGQEATDYLIKNGHQNILFITNTTTENIFYERYFGYQKAMMLAQLNAHQSLTLNVPDDYVKLEEKIQSAQATAIIALDDIFALRIIQLVELYGYKVPDDISVISFNNSIFSTLTHPYLTTLDIETENLGQKAMHKLAGLIKGDNTDGTRFVIPHKLIERETVIAKRGWDKRVLPQAKTEQN; translated from the coding sequence ATGATGACGATTACAGTTAAAGATGTAGCCCGTAAAGCAAATGTAGCGACTAGCACAGTGTCACGTGTAATTAATGATCATCCGAGCATTTCACAGGCAACAAAGAAGAAAGTTCAGAAAGTAATGGATGAACTCGGCTACGTACCGAATATTTCTGCCAGAAATCTTGGAAAGCGTACAACGAGTGCTGTCGGCATCATTTTGCCACCACTCAATTCTAAAGAGCGACTTGCGAATCCTTTCTTCCTCGAGATTATTGAAGCGATAAACGGTGAAGCACGTACACATAACTTAACGACCGCACTTGCAATTGCGAAAGATATCGATACATTATTTGAAAACGTTAAAGCGATGCATACTGAAAAACAAGTCGGCGGCTTTATCATTACATACTCTGTTATTGATGACCCTATCATTGACTATTTACGTCAGCAAAACATTCCTTTCGTGTTAATCGGACAACCATATGACGCGCTTTCTAATACAGTTTACGTAGATAATGATAATCAGCTCCTCGGTCAGGAAGCGACTGATTACTTAATTAAAAATGGCCATCAAAATATACTCTTCATTACAAATACGACAACTGAGAACATTTTTTATGAACGATATTTCGGTTATCAGAAGGCAATGATGTTGGCACAGTTAAATGCACATCAAAGTCTGACATTAAATGTACCGGATGACTACGTTAAACTTGAAGAGAAAATTCAATCTGCGCAAGCGACAGCAATTATTGCACTCGATGATATATTTGCGCTGCGTATTATTCAGCTCGTAGAATTATATGGCTATAAAGTGCCGGATGACATATCAGTTATCAGCTTTAACAATTCTATATTCTCAACACTAACGCACCCTTATTTAACGACGCTTGATATTGAAACTGAAAATCTCGGGCAAAAAGCGATGCATAAACTTGCTGGTTTAATAAAAGGTGATAATACGGATG
- a CDS encoding heavy metal translocating P-type ATPase: MKKWIYQNVNTLTLITFIFLMSGLLLKWTGVQSFSNAFLIIATLIAMMPIALKAWQSLMLKVFSIELLVTLAVIGALYIHEYTESAVVTFLFLFGSYLEARTLKITRNSISKLVDMAPQDANRLRDGEIEKVDIDDINIGDTVVVYSGGTVPVDGYIIKGKAHIIEASITGESHPVSKKENDKVYSSTIIDTGYIEVFTEKVDEDTTFAKIIELVEEAQDARSPAEKFLNRFAKWYTPSIAILSLIVWLITRDLHLAITFLVIACPGALVIGAPVANVAGIGNGAKNGVLIKGGEVIDALSKVDTLVFDKTGTLTKGRPEVTSVKFDTTHFTEQEILSLIGQIEMTSEHHLGKAVVEYVKARVAFDQSEMITTKTVKGQGIKGKIHDHTVLIGNRKLMQTHHITIQEQYEQQAKQLETSGNTVTFIAIDNTFTGIIAIADAIRSDAVETLQTMRDNGIKEIIMLTGDNARTAHTISQQLSLDTYQAEMMPDDKLKQIQLLQQQGKKVAMAGDGINDAPAIAIADVGLAMGKGGTDISMETADLVLMNDSLTQYAHAINLARKTMRILKQNIAIALITVILLLIGIIMGGVNLAIGMFAHEVSVLLVILNAMRLIQFKSKK; this comes from the coding sequence ATGAAGAAGTGGATTTATCAGAACGTAAATACATTGACACTGATTACATTTATATTTCTTATGTCTGGATTATTATTAAAATGGACAGGTGTACAAAGCTTTAGCAACGCTTTCCTTATTATCGCAACATTAATCGCCATGATGCCAATCGCATTAAAAGCATGGCAATCACTTATGCTGAAAGTCTTCTCCATTGAACTACTTGTAACGCTTGCCGTTATCGGAGCGCTATATATTCATGAATATACTGAATCAGCTGTTGTAACATTCCTATTCTTATTCGGAAGTTATCTTGAAGCAAGAACGCTTAAGATTACACGTAATTCAATTAGCAAACTTGTTGATATGGCACCACAAGATGCAAACCGATTAAGAGACGGAGAAATTGAAAAAGTCGATATTGACGATATTAATATTGGTGACACAGTCGTCGTATATTCTGGTGGGACTGTGCCAGTGGATGGTTATATCATTAAAGGAAAGGCTCATATTATTGAAGCATCCATAACAGGAGAGTCACACCCAGTATCAAAGAAAGAGAATGACAAAGTTTACAGCAGTACCATTATTGATACTGGATATATTGAAGTATTCACTGAAAAAGTAGATGAAGACACGACGTTCGCAAAAATTATAGAACTCGTAGAAGAAGCACAAGATGCAAGATCACCAGCAGAGAAGTTTCTGAATAGATTTGCAAAATGGTACACACCAAGTATTGCAATACTATCATTAATCGTCTGGCTTATCACACGCGATCTTCACCTGGCTATTACATTTCTAGTCATCGCATGTCCAGGAGCACTCGTTATTGGCGCGCCTGTTGCAAATGTCGCTGGAATTGGTAATGGCGCTAAAAATGGTGTGCTCATTAAAGGTGGAGAAGTAATCGATGCATTATCAAAAGTAGACACTCTTGTCTTCGATAAAACTGGTACGTTAACGAAAGGTCGTCCAGAAGTAACTTCTGTTAAATTTGACACGACACACTTTACAGAACAAGAAATATTATCACTCATCGGCCAAATCGAAATGACGTCTGAACATCATCTTGGTAAGGCAGTCGTGGAATACGTAAAAGCACGAGTAGCTTTCGACCAATCAGAAATGATTACAACAAAAACAGTTAAAGGACAAGGAATTAAAGGTAAAATCCACGATCACACTGTATTAATAGGAAATCGTAAACTAATGCAGACCCATCATATTACGATACAAGAACAATACGAACAACAGGCGAAACAATTAGAAACGTCAGGTAATACTGTTACATTTATCGCAATCGATAATACATTTACTGGCATTATCGCGATTGCTGACGCGATCCGCTCAGATGCAGTAGAAACACTTCAAACAATGCGTGATAACGGAATTAAAGAAATCATCATGCTTACAGGAGATAACGCAAGAACTGCTCACACTATAAGTCAGCAATTAAGTCTGGATACGTACCAAGCTGAAATGATGCCGGATGATAAATTGAAACAAATTCAATTACTGCAGCAGCAAGGTAAAAAAGTTGCAATGGCCGGTGATGGAATCAATGATGCGCCAGCAATTGCAATCGCAGATGTAGGACTGGCTATGGGGAAAGGCGGAACAGATATCTCTATGGAGACCGCAGATCTCGTTCTGATGAATGACTCATTGACACAATATGCACATGCAATTAATCTTGCAAGAAAAACAATGCGCATATTAAAACAAAACATCGCAATCGCACTTATTACAGTAATCTTACTGCTCATCGGTATAATCATGGGCGGTGTAAACTTAGCGATAGGTATGTTCGCTCATGAAGTAAGTGTGCTGCTTGTTATACTAAACGCAATGAGATTAATTCAATTTAAATCAAAAAAATAA
- a CDS encoding Crp/Fnr family transcriptional regulator: MKCHLNYELCVQKVPIFNHLDKETMQLIFNRIMHRTFAKKEHIYLAGDIIDSLYVVHKGRVRIYKLNENGEEQLIRILSHGDYTGEISLFNPSLHNTSYAEVIEDAEICIIQREDIYQLMHTYPSISITFIETFAKRLSESETQTTNISLLDSRSKLMMYIENYREGNMLNLSLTKKHIASYLSMQPETLNRTFNKLEEEQIIKKINHKTYRILQENLNKLI; the protein is encoded by the coding sequence ATGAAATGTCATCTTAATTATGAATTATGTGTGCAGAAAGTACCCATATTTAATCACCTTGACAAAGAGACGATGCAACTTATCTTCAACCGAATTATGCATCGAACTTTCGCTAAAAAAGAACATATTTATTTAGCAGGAGATATAATTGATTCTCTATATGTTGTGCATAAAGGACGTGTCAGAATTTATAAACTAAATGAAAACGGTGAAGAGCAGTTAATCAGAATACTTTCACACGGTGATTATACAGGAGAAATATCATTATTTAACCCTTCTTTGCACAACACATCTTACGCTGAAGTAATAGAAGATGCTGAAATTTGTATTATCCAGCGAGAAGATATATATCAATTAATGCACACATATCCTAGCATCAGCATTACCTTTATCGAAACATTTGCAAAACGTCTGTCAGAATCTGAAACGCAGACAACGAATATTTCATTACTGGATAGCCGTTCTAAACTAATGATGTATATCGAAAACTATCGTGAGGGGAATATGCTGAACTTATCTTTAACTAAAAAGCATATTGCGTCTTATTTAAGTATGCAGCCCGAAACATTAAATCGTACTTTCAATAAATTAGAAGAAGAACAGATTATAAAGAAAATTAATCATAAAACATATCGAATTCTTCAGGAAAACCTCAATAAATTGATCTAA
- a CDS encoding ABC transporter ATP-binding protein has product MLLDIRNVKKVYGKGANQTVALKDMNFSIEKGEFVAIMGESGSGKSTLLNIIATFDTPTEGIVMIDGQNVGMLKNKDVAKFRRDTLGFVFQDFNVLHTMSNKDNILMPLVLSNKRPDEMNNRILPLAQKLGIDTLLDKYPHQISGGQQQRIAIARALISNPSILLADEPTGALDSKTSSEIMNLFREINDDEQTILMVTHSSIDAAYAKRVVFIKDGILYHEIYRGNETQSEFQKRISDSLALLSERGE; this is encoded by the coding sequence ATGTTATTAGATATAAGGAATGTAAAGAAAGTTTACGGTAAAGGTGCTAATCAGACAGTTGCATTAAAAGATATGAATTTTTCAATTGAAAAAGGTGAATTTGTAGCAATAATGGGAGAATCAGGTTCTGGGAAATCAACATTACTAAATATTATAGCTACCTTTGATACACCAACAGAAGGAATAGTTATGATTGATGGACAGAATGTTGGAATGCTGAAGAACAAGGATGTAGCAAAGTTTAGAAGGGATACACTTGGGTTTGTCTTTCAGGATTTCAACGTGCTGCATACAATGTCTAACAAGGATAATATATTAATGCCACTTGTACTCAGCAATAAGCGACCGGATGAAATGAATAACCGTATTTTACCGCTTGCTCAAAAACTCGGTATTGATACATTGCTGGATAAATATCCGCATCAAATATCAGGTGGGCAGCAACAACGTATTGCAATTGCACGCGCACTTATTTCAAATCCGAGTATATTACTTGCGGATGAACCTACTGGAGCGCTGGATTCAAAAACTTCGAGTGAAATAATGAATTTGTTTCGTGAAATCAATGATGATGAACAAACGATATTAATGGTTACACATTCGAGTATTGATGCAGCTTATGCGAAAAGAGTTGTATTTATAAAAGATGGAATACTTTATCATGAAATTTATCGTGGTAATGAAACGCAAAGTGAGTTTCAGAAACGTATCTCTGATAGTTTAGCCTTATTATCAGAAAGAGGTGAGTAA
- a CDS encoding heavy-metal-associated domain-containing protein — MKQLTLQLETLTCPSCLASIEGLLKNIKGVEAPKVLFNASKAKMQFDPAIVEPEEVQQAIEKLGYEVLKVSVK, encoded by the coding sequence ATGAAACAATTAACATTACAACTCGAAACATTAACTTGTCCATCTTGCTTAGCATCTATCGAAGGATTGCTGAAGAATATTAAAGGTGTTGAAGCACCGAAAGTATTATTTAACGCAAGTAAAGCGAAGATGCAATTTGATCCAGCAATCGTTGAACCCGAAGAGGTTCAGCAAGCAATAGAAAAGCTTGGATACGAAGTATTAAAAGTATCAGTTAAATAA
- a CDS encoding sensor histidine kinase: MMNFIKSKMSEFLIVIMLSSIFISIMMLYNLPTEGITLSIAIVIFLGIIYFGYSSIIYKRECSVYEENERLIDDIQILRNEKIAYQSEVESYFLMWVHQMKTPITASKLLLESPDEETNSRMRHEILQIDNYTNLALSYLKLMNEKTDMVIMETTIDDLITPLIKRYSIQFIHNNTKLNYERVHHLVLTDAKWASVMIEQILNNALKYARGRQIWIVYDEKNEVLSIKDDGIGINASDLPKIFDKGFSGYNGRLNEKSSGIGLYIVKTIARRINVQISVESVLNEGTTFHMKFPNLTKL, encoded by the coding sequence ATGATGAATTTTATTAAGAGTAAAATGTCTGAGTTTCTAATCGTAATAATGCTATCATCTATTTTTATTTCTATTATGATGCTATATAATTTGCCGACCGAAGGGATAACGTTAAGTATTGCAATCGTTATATTTCTCGGGATAATATACTTTGGTTATAGTTCTATAATATATAAAAGAGAATGTTCAGTATATGAAGAAAATGAGCGTTTAATAGATGATATACAAATACTGCGTAATGAAAAAATAGCGTATCAAAGTGAAGTGGAGTCATACTTTCTGATGTGGGTACATCAGATGAAGACACCGATAACTGCATCTAAGTTATTACTGGAGTCCCCTGATGAAGAGACAAATTCCAGAATGCGTCATGAGATTCTGCAAATTGACAACTATACGAATCTAGCTTTAAGTTATTTGAAATTAATGAACGAGAAAACAGATATGGTAATTATGGAAACCACTATTGATGATTTGATCACACCCCTCATTAAACGCTACTCGATCCAGTTCATACATAACAATACGAAACTTAACTACGAAAGGGTACATCACCTAGTATTAACAGATGCAAAGTGGGCAAGTGTTATGATAGAACAAATATTAAATAATGCACTTAAATATGCGCGTGGACGTCAAATATGGATTGTTTACGATGAAAAAAATGAAGTGTTGTCAATTAAAGATGACGGCATCGGTATTAATGCATCAGATTTGCCGAAAATTTTCGATAAAGGGTTCTCTGGATATAACGGGAGATTGAATGAAAAATCAAGTGGTATCGGCTTATATATTGTTAAGACCATTGCCCGTAGAATAAATGTTCAAATATCTGTAGAGTCTGTTCTGAATGAAGGGACAACTTTTCATATGAAATTCCCGAACCTTACAAAATTGTAA
- a CDS encoding ABC transporter permease yields the protein MTLNLIWKLVLRNFITLRSMIVPFILASSVMIGLEYIMISLINNEYIQKRHENLPSLIMYANILVGLLSVIFIIYANRFVMKQRKQEFALHMILGLEKKHIRLMILLEMVIQMLMTVLISITGGYLFGNIVFLMLNKLVKGSGITLMNYPFDIKAAYIIGLLVAGIYVILFILNNIMITMQSPIQLMRTQKAGEKRTRKWFIAVCFILGSLTMGYGYYQAVTVEGVLSSFQTIFFAVVAVLIGTYLLFISLTIMVLQLLKNNNKIYYQPKHFFSISGLISRMKMNAVGLASITMLVTLLVVTLGMTLTAYRGMESQVSGKLKQDYLVDSFYNTSAEKIKKEISKYATVDRFRVAQTIFFALENEAGNFRPLPAEPSKINPKTVTYATVITLHDHNEIHDEKLKLKNGEIILSSNTKRFKGYKNVNLVGNNVKVINADKDYIGNNLAIDALYIIVKDKSELEKIRLYYKEIDRKTNKRIPTELSTSIEFNIVKGEEIFKQNISKIEKNIGTRIVTKEQVRKLVYELNGGLIFIGIVVSIVLLTGIFLVLYYKQLSEGYEDKQNYNIVKKVGLPDDLIKSTIHKQILWIFGLPIIVTLIHTLFASKIIYNLLGILGIRDISLFITSYIGVTVIIMFIYGMMYLITSHKYYKIINE from the coding sequence ATGACACTGAATTTAATCTGGAAACTCGTACTCAGAAATTTTATAACGTTGCGAAGTATGATTGTTCCGTTTATTCTTGCATCAAGTGTGATGATAGGATTGGAATATATTATGATTTCATTAATTAATAATGAATATATACAGAAAAGACATGAAAACTTACCATCACTAATAATGTATGCAAATATTCTTGTAGGACTATTAAGTGTCATTTTTATTATTTATGCGAATCGTTTTGTGATGAAACAACGTAAACAGGAATTTGCGCTTCATATGATTTTAGGGCTTGAGAAGAAACATATTCGTCTAATGATTTTACTGGAAATGGTTATTCAAATGCTAATGACAGTATTGATTAGTATTACAGGAGGCTATTTATTCGGTAATATCGTATTTTTAATGCTGAATAAACTCGTAAAAGGATCAGGCATCACTTTGATGAACTACCCATTTGATATAAAGGCAGCATATATTATCGGTTTATTGGTTGCAGGAATATACGTTATTCTTTTTATATTAAATAACATAATGATTACAATGCAGAGTCCTATACAATTAATGCGTACACAAAAGGCGGGAGAGAAGAGGACGCGCAAATGGTTTATCGCTGTATGTTTTATCCTTGGAAGTTTAACAATGGGGTATGGTTATTATCAGGCAGTAACGGTTGAAGGGGTACTATCATCATTTCAGACGATATTTTTTGCTGTTGTAGCAGTACTTATCGGTACGTACTTACTTTTTATATCGCTGACGATAATGGTACTTCAGTTATTAAAGAACAATAACAAAATTTATTATCAACCGAAACATTTCTTCTCAATCTCAGGGTTAATTTCTAGAATGAAGATGAATGCGGTAGGACTTGCAAGTATTACGATGCTTGTTACACTTTTAGTTGTGACGTTAGGAATGACACTTACTGCATATAGAGGAATGGAGAGCCAGGTATCAGGTAAATTGAAACAGGATTATTTAGTTGACTCATTTTATAATACGAGTGCTGAAAAAATAAAAAAAGAAATTAGTAAATATGCTACAGTAGATCGCTTTAGGGTTGCGCAAACAATATTTTTCGCACTCGAAAATGAAGCGGGGAATTTTAGGCCACTACCTGCTGAGCCATCTAAAATAAATCCTAAAACAGTGACATATGCCACCGTCATCACCTTGCATGACCATAATGAAATACATGATGAAAAGTTGAAATTAAAAAATGGAGAAATTATATTAAGTTCTAATACTAAGCGTTTTAAAGGATATAAAAATGTTAACTTAGTAGGCAATAATGTGAAAGTGATCAATGCTGATAAAGATTATATTGGTAACAATCTCGCAATTGATGCATTATATATTATTGTTAAAGATAAATCAGAACTTGAGAAAATACGTTTATATTATAAAGAGATAGACAGGAAAACAAATAAACGTATTCCAACAGAATTATCAACAAGTATTGAATTTAATATTGTTAAAGGTGAAGAAATATTTAAACAAAATATTTCTAAAATCGAAAAGAATATAGGGACAAGAATTGTTACTAAAGAACAAGTTCGAAAATTAGTATATGAACTTAATGGTGGATTAATATTCATAGGTATTGTTGTTTCGATTGTGCTGTTAACTGGAATTTTCTTAGTATTATATTATAAGCAGTTATCAGAAGGCTATGAAGACAAACAGAACTACAATATTGTGAAAAAAGTTGGTTTACCTGACGACTTGATCAAATCAACCATTCATAAACAAATACTATGGATTTTTGGATTGCCGATTATTGTGACGTTAATTCATACTTTATTCGCATCGAAAATTATTTATAATTTACTTGGAATACTTGGTATTCGAGATATTAGTTTATTTATTACAAGCTATATCGGAGTTACAGTAATTATTATGTTTATATATGGAATGATGTACTTAATCACAAGTCATAAATATTATAAGATTATTAATGAATAA
- a CDS encoding endonuclease/exonuclease/phosphatase family protein — MKVLTLNTHSWLEAQQEEKLEIIVERIMKVDYDIIALQEVNQLSHNAVIETPENFCPLMEQTPIKEGNFAYEIVKKLKEKGATYYWSYAMSHIGYGIYDEGSALLSKTPIDPYAVFVSIEESPDNYKSRKILFGKTTADDVELLAVSCHYSWWITQSEGFSYEWNNTINTLSHYDMPKLVMGDFNNPEGTEGYAFVINSEANIQDTYTVATKRTGSHTIEKNIAGWEDNDGKLRIDFIFSTPEFKVLHHGTVFDGKTEAIVSDHFGVEAEIVR; from the coding sequence GTGAAAGTATTAACGTTAAATACGCATAGCTGGCTTGAAGCGCAGCAGGAGGAGAAACTAGAGATTATCGTTGAACGTATTATGAAGGTGGATTACGATATTATTGCACTTCAGGAAGTCAATCAGCTATCACATAATGCTGTCATTGAAACACCGGAAAACTTTTGTCCGTTAATGGAACAAACACCTATTAAAGAAGGAAACTTCGCCTATGAAATTGTGAAAAAGTTAAAGGAAAAAGGAGCGACATATTACTGGAGTTATGCGATGAGTCACATCGGTTATGGTATATACGATGAAGGCAGTGCACTATTATCTAAAACACCGATTGATCCGTATGCAGTGTTCGTATCAATAGAAGAAAGCCCGGATAATTATAAATCAAGAAAGATACTTTTCGGGAAAACGACAGCAGATGATGTAGAGTTACTCGCTGTAAGTTGTCATTATTCATGGTGGATAACACAATCAGAAGGATTCAGTTACGAATGGAATAATACAATCAATACATTGTCGCATTATGACATGCCGAAACTTGTAATGGGTGACTTTAATAATCCGGAAGGTACAGAAGGATATGCATTTGTGATAAACAGTGAGGCAAATATACAGGATACATACACAGTCGCAACAAAGAGAACAGGAAGTCATACAATTGAGAAAAATATTGCCGGATGGGAAGACAACGATGGCAAACTGAGAATAGATTTTATATTCAGTACACCTGAATTTAAAGTGCTGCATCACGGTACAGTATTTGATGGGAAAACAGAAGCAATTGTGAGCGATCACTTCGGTGTAGAAGCGGAAATAGTAAGATGA
- a CDS encoding response regulator transcription factor — translation MKIMIVEDDPVIREHLAEALKKWQYDVYIAKNFNDIIEEFNDYKPHIILLDINLPAYNGYHWCQEIRKISQIPIIFISSRNDSMDHVMAMQMGADDYIEKPFDMTVTISKIQAMLRRSYDFVVEDRRLKINGAELISEQAKLMFKAGDIDLTLTELQIMQCLFKANGNFVSRNALIEACWESEHFIDDNTLAVNMTRLRKKLSKIGLNDFIETKKNVGYRVVK, via the coding sequence ATGAAGATAATGATTGTGGAAGATGACCCGGTTATTCGCGAGCATCTTGCTGAGGCACTTAAAAAATGGCAATACGACGTATACATTGCAAAAAACTTTAATGATATCATTGAAGAATTTAATGATTACAAGCCGCATATAATATTACTTGATATTAATTTGCCTGCTTATAATGGTTATCACTGGTGTCAGGAAATAAGAAAGATTTCTCAAATTCCGATTATTTTTATCAGTAGCAGAAATGATAGTATGGATCATGTGATGGCGATGCAGATGGGAGCAGATGATTATATTGAAAAACCATTTGATATGACCGTTACAATTTCTAAAATCCAGGCAATGTTAAGACGAAGTTATGACTTTGTAGTGGAAGATAGAAGACTTAAAATCAATGGAGCAGAACTTATTTCTGAACAGGCGAAATTGATGTTTAAAGCGGGGGATATTGATTTAACATTGACAGAGCTTCAAATTATGCAATGTTTATTTAAAGCAAATGGAAATTTTGTCAGCCGAAATGCATTAATAGAAGCATGCTGGGAATCAGAACATTTTATTGATGATAATACATTAGCAGTTAATATGACACGGTTACGTAAGAAGTTATCCAAGATCGGATTGAACGATTTTATTGAAACGAAGAAAAATGTCGGATATAGAGTGGTGAAATGA
- a CDS encoding PTS glucose transporter subunit IIA yields the protein MDNTDSAGFTGHVHQLRAVADGEVIDITDVNDPVFSQKMMGEGYAVKPESEEVVSPVDGEIISIFPTKHAIGIRTNDGIEVLVHMGIETVQMKQPASRVVVNDGQKVKAGDTLAYMDLTAVRAEGKDTTIIIVMTNSDKVDTLQLNKTGIVQKGETVGTMLV from the coding sequence CTGGATAACACTGATAGTGCTGGATTTACAGGTCATGTACATCAACTACGTGCTGTTGCAGATGGGGAAGTTATCGATATTACTGATGTGAACGACCCGGTATTCTCGCAGAAAATGATGGGTGAAGGCTATGCAGTAAAGCCGGAATCAGAAGAAGTTGTATCTCCGGTAGATGGAGAAATTATCAGCATCTTCCCGACGAAACATGCAATCGGTATTAGAACGAATGATGGTATTGAAGTATTAGTGCATATGGGAATAGAAACAGTACAGATGAAACAACCAGCTTCACGAGTTGTCGTAAACGATGGTCAGAAAGTGAAAGCAGGAGATACATTAGCGTATATGGATCTGACAGCAGTAAGAGCAGAAGGTAAGGATACGACAATTATCATTGTGATGACCAACAGCGATAAAGTTGATACATTACAATTAAATAAAACAGGAATCGTACAAAAAGGTGAAACAGTAGGAACGATGCTTGTTTAA